In a single window of the Desulfobacterales bacterium genome:
- a CDS encoding MFS transporter, with the protein MDTEPTTSPYKIRNVRLFIAFRVFFNCRFYYPVFTILFLDYGLTLEQFALLNAAWAATIVLLEVPSGALADTVGRRNLLVFTGILMVIEMILLCFAPRGNAQLLFPIFLVNRILSGAAEAAASGADEAIAYDSLEAEGDVRDWPRVLEKQMWARSSAFIIAMSLGAAVYDPQLMQRVADALGLNVTFNQGITLRIPPLLTLLMAVFTLITAWCMRETEPRYQQAKTGGGSSIGQAFKLTFTAGGWILRTPFALVIILAGLVFDNCIRMIITLNSQYYRLIELPEATFGLIGSGLAILGLVMPRLARRLAQKHSPAFNLSVMAALTLIGLIGMTFFWPIIGLLPLIILVAVMYLENFFQSHYLNRITDSHQRATVLSFKGLSFNLAYGLIGVLYSLLLAYLSRGVVAAQPNIGDLQLENLVFVKSIAWFPGYFLLTMLAVLVLARWRLKNTDEHRRIG; encoded by the coding sequence TTGGATACAGAACCCACCACATCTCCATACAAAATCCGCAATGTACGCCTGTTTATTGCTTTCCGGGTCTTTTTTAACTGCCGCTTTTACTATCCGGTATTTACCATTTTATTTTTAGACTATGGTCTGACCTTAGAGCAGTTTGCCCTGCTCAATGCCGCCTGGGCAGCCACCATTGTGCTGCTGGAGGTGCCCTCCGGCGCCCTGGCCGACACGGTCGGTCGTCGCAATTTACTGGTGTTTACCGGGATTTTGATGGTCATCGAAATGATCTTGCTGTGTTTTGCGCCGCGGGGCAACGCGCAGCTGTTGTTTCCCATTTTTTTGGTCAATCGAATTTTGAGCGGCGCGGCCGAGGCAGCGGCCTCCGGGGCCGATGAAGCCATCGCTTATGACAGCCTCGAGGCTGAAGGTGATGTGCGGGATTGGCCGCGGGTTCTCGAAAAGCAGATGTGGGCACGATCCAGCGCCTTTATCATTGCCATGAGCCTGGGGGCCGCCGTTTACGACCCCCAGTTGATGCAGCGCGTCGCCGACGCACTGGGCCTCAATGTGACATTTAATCAGGGCATCACCCTGCGCATCCCTCCCCTGCTGACCCTGCTGATGGCCGTCTTCACCCTGATCACCGCCTGGTGCATGCGCGAAACCGAACCGCGGTACCAGCAGGCCAAAACCGGCGGCGGGTCATCAATTGGCCAGGCCTTTAAACTAACCTTTACCGCCGGCGGCTGGATTTTGCGAACGCCCTTTGCGCTGGTTATCATTCTGGCCGGTTTGGTTTTTGACAACTGCATTCGCATGATCATCACCCTCAACAGCCAGTATTACCGTTTGATCGAGCTGCCGGAAGCCACCTTTGGCCTGATCGGATCCGGGCTAGCGATACTGGGCCTGGTGATGCCGCGGCTTGCCCGACGCCTGGCACAAAAGCATTCGCCCGCGTTTAATCTGTCCGTGATGGCCGCACTGACCCTGATCGGATTGATCGGTATGACCTTTTTTTGGCCGATTATCGGATTGTTGCCGCTTATCATATTGGTGGCGGTCATGTATCTGGAAAATTTTTTCCAGAGCCATTATTTGAACCGCATCACCGATTCCCATCAGCGGGCAACGGTCTTAAGCTTCAAGGGGCTGTCGTTTAACCTGGCCTATGGCCTGATCGGGGTGCTGTACTCTTTGCTGCTGGCATATCTGAGCCGAGGTGTTGTCGCCGCACAGCCGAACATCGGCGACCTTCAACTGGAAAACCTGGTATTTGTAAAATCCATCGCCTGGTTTCCCGGCTATTTTCTGCTGACCATGCTGGCGGTGCTGGTACTTGCCCGCTGGCGGCTGAAAAACACCGACGAGCACCGGCGCATTGGTTGA
- a CDS encoding LysM domain-containing protein yields MAQSQDSSGKDFVLNSSYGETESMENAEDAYYGSGGTSNGQPFKHIYIALAGFLVLIVLTVVVIARTYSLAEKSQLLAMESRLEQLESRLGSMDGEGGLSQAGGSGNQLILLTERLDQLEANMTARIKNLATQLNTAAATAAPEAVKKAEAAPKAKPAKAAPAAKKQAPAKMHTVKQGENLYRISRRYNLSVDQLRQYNKLDSKAAIYPGQKLKISAPQ; encoded by the coding sequence ATGGCACAATCCCAAGACAGCAGCGGCAAGGATTTCGTATTGAACAGCAGTTACGGGGAAACCGAATCCATGGAAAACGCTGAAGACGCTTACTATGGCTCCGGCGGCACTTCCAACGGACAGCCATTTAAACACATCTATATTGCCCTGGCCGGCTTCCTGGTGCTTATTGTGTTAACGGTGGTGGTTATTGCCAGAACCTATAGCCTGGCCGAAAAATCCCAGTTGCTGGCAATGGAATCCAGGCTCGAGCAATTGGAAAGTCGCCTGGGATCCATGGATGGTGAGGGTGGGCTCTCCCAGGCCGGCGGATCGGGGAATCAGTTGATTTTGTTGACAGAACGCCTGGACCAGCTTGAAGCCAATATGACCGCCCGCATCAAGAACCTGGCCACCCAGCTCAATACCGCCGCTGCCACAGCGGCTCCGGAGGCCGTCAAAAAGGCTGAGGCCGCCCCCAAGGCCAAGCCCGCTAAAGCCGCCCCGGCGGCAAAAAAGCAGGCCCCGGCTAAAATGCACACGGTCAAGCAGGGCGAAAACCTGTATCGCATCAGCCGCCGCTACAATCTTTCTGTTGACCAATTGAGACAATACAACAAGCTGGATTCAAAGGCCGCCATTTATCCCGGCCAGAAATTAAAGATTTCCGCACCCCAATAG
- a CDS encoding HAMP domain-containing protein: MADGKPSKKDKKKPFDRLTKRIVTSFYSLTIARKLMLGYTVLLLLLVGISVLALYNLNNLNEINSSIHETDLPVANISGKMIDVILAQEFYVQRYLILKSSDVFKDFWHKEKEFNELVEKLQALPGQKDYPIQEIVSLQTEYKYILSEAIGWIEDPESPISKAFEKNIKTQQEKIIAVIKKMQARALRQQKKKTAETATIGRYAFKAAAILCGLGLLFSLTAAFAITHNIAGAIKKLKLATGKIAEGDFDHRPQIPNKDELGDLADSFGTMAQRLKRLEEMYLDTSPLTRLPGGIAIENVLNKRIEAGVPIAFCLMDIDNFKAYNDHYGYARGNDIIQATAEIISEATARYGSEDDFIGHIGGDDYVLITTPDLYPRICQSIIDHFDRTIPTFYDKADSKRGHIVGENRQGQEVKFPLASLSIAVVTNVKRKFKNHLQIGEVAAEMKEHAKTVKGSTFMVDQRGDGSRKGKKDRKLISLQDAKRGSKG, encoded by the coding sequence GTGGCTGACGGGAAACCATCAAAAAAAGACAAAAAGAAACCATTCGACCGGCTCACAAAACGGATCGTTACCTCCTTTTACAGCCTGACCATCGCTCGCAAACTGATGCTGGGATACACGGTCCTGCTGCTTCTGCTGGTGGGCATCTCGGTGCTGGCGCTATACAATCTAAACAATCTGAATGAAATCAACAGCAGCATCCATGAAACCGATCTGCCGGTGGCCAACATATCGGGCAAAATGATCGATGTCATCCTGGCCCAGGAATTTTATGTCCAGCGTTACCTTATTTTAAAGAGCTCGGATGTGTTTAAGGATTTTTGGCACAAGGAAAAGGAATTTAACGAGCTGGTCGAAAAGCTGCAGGCCTTGCCCGGTCAAAAAGATTATCCCATCCAGGAAATCGTCAGCCTGCAAACCGAATATAAATACATCCTCTCAGAAGCCATCGGTTGGATCGAGGATCCCGAGTCTCCGATATCCAAGGCATTTGAGAAAAATATCAAAACCCAGCAGGAAAAGATCATAGCGGTCATCAAGAAAATGCAGGCCCGCGCGCTGCGGCAGCAGAAGAAAAAAACCGCCGAAACAGCCACCATTGGCCGCTACGCGTTTAAGGCTGCGGCGATTTTATGCGGCCTGGGGCTGCTGTTCTCGCTGACAGCCGCTTTTGCCATCACCCACAATATTGCCGGGGCCATCAAAAAATTAAAGCTCGCCACCGGCAAAATCGCGGAGGGCGATTTTGATCACCGGCCTCAGATTCCCAACAAAGATGAGCTCGGTGATCTGGCCGATTCATTTGGCACCATGGCCCAGCGCTTAAAACGGCTGGAGGAAATGTATCTGGATACCAGCCCGCTGACGCGGTTGCCCGGCGGCATCGCCATTGAAAATGTGCTCAACAAGCGCATCGAAGCCGGCGTCCCGATTGCTTTCTGCCTGATGGATATCGATAATTTCAAGGCCTACAACGATCATTACGGATACGCCAGGGGGAATGACATCATCCAGGCCACCGCCGAAATTATCAGTGAGGCAACTGCCAGGTACGGGTCTGAAGATGATTTTATCGGCCACATCGGCGGTGATGATTATGTGCTAATCACCACCCCGGACCTTTATCCGCGCATTTGCCAGTCGATTATAGATCATTTTGATCGCACGATTCCCACCTTTTACGATAAGGCCGACTCCAAGCGCGGCCATATTGTCGGCGAAAACCGCCAGGGTCAGGAAGTCAAATTTCCTCTGGCATCCCTGTCTATTGCGGTGGTCACCAATGTTAAACGCAAATTTAAGAACCACCTCCAGATCGGGGAAGTGGCCGCTGAAATGAAAGAACACGCCAAAACAGTGAAAGGCAGCACGTTCATGGTGGATCAGCGCGGCGACGGATCACGCAAAGGCAAAAAAGATCGCAAACTCATCAGCCTGCAGGATGCCAAGCGAGGCTCAAAAGGATAA
- a CDS encoding PH domain-containing protein has protein sequence MTTDHHIPKEFEAVKDSDEKIYWVGKPNFVAFLARGIPFLCFGLIWGAIDYFGFIRNMPPQAAGFAIPFFALHLFPFWASILNFVRLFLVHGNTFYAFSNKRLMMRSGFWGTDFKAIDYDKVSDIEVNVNPIENMLNVGTIQAFSGRVSDKGGRIYDKFIGIQNPYEVFKRIKEVMVDIKTDWNYPNAIRPETNPGYKTKYEKEGSGQKTL, from the coding sequence ATGACGACAGATCATCACATTCCAAAAGAATTCGAGGCGGTCAAAGATAGCGATGAGAAGATTTACTGGGTGGGAAAACCCAATTTCGTGGCTTTCCTAGCCAGAGGCATACCATTTTTGTGCTTCGGACTTATATGGGGTGCCATCGATTATTTCGGGTTCATTAGAAATATGCCGCCGCAAGCGGCTGGATTCGCAATTCCCTTTTTTGCGCTTCACCTTTTTCCGTTCTGGGCCAGTATCCTTAATTTCGTACGGCTCTTTCTGGTCCATGGAAACACCTTTTATGCCTTCTCGAATAAACGCCTGATGATGAGAAGCGGATTCTGGGGAACGGATTTCAAGGCCATCGATTACGATAAGGTCTCCGACATAGAAGTGAACGTAAACCCCATCGAAAATATGCTCAATGTCGGCACGATTCAGGCTTTTTCAGGCCGCGTTTCCGATAAAGGTGGGCGCATATACGATAAGTTCATCGGGATTCAAAACCCCTATGAGGTTTTCAAGCGGATCAAAGAAGTCATGGTGGATATTAAAACCGACTGGAACTATCCGAATGCCATCCGCCCGGAAACCAACCCGGGCTATAAAACGAAATACGAGAAAGAGGGTTCCGGGCAAAAAACGCTTTAA